In a genomic window of Hymenobacter chitinivorans DSM 11115:
- a CDS encoding DUF1800 domain-containing protein, whose product MTNQQQLQHLYWRAGFGPRPQDIAANPSPRKALRQLLHDAATYQPLEGPRIQAAEMQAMTPAPTPDLRQDPQAPALKKGELTPEQRKEQNRQIREAFYTMNTGWLERMASSPAQLREKLTFFWHGHFACRVRRPDAALQLNNTIRRLALGKFGDLLLAVSKEPAMLQFLNNQQNRKQHPNENFAREVMELFTIGRGHYSEQDVKEAARAFTGWSYDAQSQFVFRERQHDAGSKTFLGRTGNFGGEDILRIILEQPQTAEFITTKLYRFFVNDTPNPAHIQPLAKAFFQSNYDISGLVERLFTADWFYDAANVGTRIKSPIELLAGIKRTLGVELQDKKPLIVFQKAMGQTLFEPPNVAGWAGGRSWIDSSTLLFRLQLPQVLLKNAEISIALKEDENDLDPQQTRADRTFRQQVQAKAKLAPLGLLLAKTPEAQQPAALSQFLLQAPIRPENLTLVEQVAQKAPADGRLRTMVTSLLSLPEYQLM is encoded by the coding sequence ATGACGAACCAACAGCAACTGCAGCATCTGTACTGGCGGGCGGGTTTCGGGCCCCGGCCCCAGGATATTGCCGCCAACCCGAGCCCGCGCAAGGCGCTGCGGCAGCTGCTGCACGATGCGGCCACTTATCAGCCCTTGGAAGGTCCCCGGATTCAGGCGGCCGAAATGCAGGCCATGACCCCGGCCCCCACGCCCGATTTGCGCCAGGACCCCCAGGCGCCGGCCCTGAAAAAAGGGGAGCTGACGCCCGAGCAGCGCAAGGAGCAGAACCGGCAGATTCGGGAGGCTTTCTACACGATGAATACCGGTTGGCTGGAGCGTATGGCCTCGTCGCCGGCCCAGTTGCGCGAGAAGCTGACCTTCTTCTGGCACGGCCACTTTGCCTGCCGGGTGCGCCGGCCCGACGCCGCCCTGCAGCTCAACAACACGATTCGGCGCCTGGCTTTGGGCAAGTTTGGCGACCTGCTGCTGGCCGTGAGCAAGGAACCGGCCATGCTGCAGTTTTTGAACAACCAGCAAAACCGCAAGCAGCATCCCAACGAAAATTTTGCCCGGGAAGTCATGGAGCTCTTTACCATCGGGCGGGGGCACTACTCCGAGCAGGACGTGAAGGAAGCCGCCCGGGCCTTCACCGGCTGGAGCTACGACGCCCAAAGCCAGTTCGTGTTCCGGGAGCGGCAGCACGACGCCGGCTCCAAAACCTTTCTAGGGCGCACCGGCAACTTCGGTGGCGAGGATATTCTGCGCATCATCCTGGAGCAGCCCCAGACGGCCGAGTTCATCACCACCAAGCTCTACCGGTTCTTCGTCAACGACACGCCCAACCCGGCCCACATTCAGCCCCTGGCCAAGGCGTTTTTCCAGAGCAACTACGACATCAGTGGCCTGGTAGAGCGCCTGTTTACGGCCGACTGGTTTTATGACGCGGCCAACGTGGGCACCCGCATCAAGTCGCCCATCGAGCTGCTGGCCGGCATCAAGCGCACCTTGGGTGTGGAGCTGCAGGACAAGAAACCGCTGATTGTGTTCCAGAAGGCCATGGGCCAAACCCTGTTTGAGCCCCCGAACGTGGCCGGCTGGGCCGGGGGGCGGAGCTGGATTGACTCCTCCACGCTGCTCTTTCGCCTGCAATTGCCCCAGGTGCTGCTCAAAAACGCCGAAATCAGCATCGCGCTGAAAGAGGACGAAAACGACCTCGACCCCCAGCAAACCCGGGCCGACCGCACTTTCCGCCAGCAGGTGCAGGCCAAGGCTAAGCTGGCCCCGCTGGGCTTGCTGCTGGCCAAAACCCCCGAAGCCCAGCAGCCCGCCGCCCTCAGCCAGTTTCTGTTGCAGGCGCCCATCCGGCCCGAAAACCTAACGCTGGTGGAGCAAGTGGCCCAGAAAGCTCCCGCCGACGGCCGCCTGCGCACCATGGTTACCAGCCTGCTCAGTCTGCCCGAGTACCAGCTGATGTAA
- a CDS encoding DUF1501 domain-containing protein, with protein MPTSRRDFLKTSVLASSLLFVPKFLHALDAQGVQQLRNSNGKRLVVVQLGGGNDGLNMVVPFRNDLYYKARPTLGLKEQSGLLTLDKDLAFNPHMTQLKALYDQGLVGVLNSVGYPNPDRSHFRSMDIWQSGSASDQYVATGWLGRYLDSNCPACQVPYNGLEVDDTLSLAMKGELRKGLALKNPEKFHQVTQNRFLNKVSGEKAGGSGSELDYLYKTLAETASSADYLYQTSKVYKSAIVYPNTEFGKNLKTTAELINSGIESRVFYVSLTGFDTHVRQQEQQGKLLGDLSGGLGAFVEDLQKSGQLNDTLILVFSEFGRRVTQNASNGTDHGTANNVLLLGGGLRQKGILNDAPDLANLDQGDLKYQLDFRSVYATVLRDWLGADDQAILGHEFARLAGLV; from the coding sequence ATGCCTACTTCCCGCCGCGACTTTCTGAAAACTTCGGTGCTGGCCAGCTCCCTGCTGTTCGTGCCCAAATTTCTGCACGCCCTTGATGCCCAAGGCGTGCAGCAGCTGCGCAATTCCAACGGCAAGCGCCTGGTGGTAGTCCAGCTCGGCGGCGGTAACGACGGCCTCAACATGGTGGTACCTTTCCGCAACGACTTGTACTACAAGGCCCGACCCACCTTGGGCCTCAAGGAGCAGAGCGGCCTGCTGACTCTCGATAAAGATCTGGCCTTCAACCCCCACATGACCCAGCTTAAGGCTCTTTACGACCAGGGCCTGGTGGGCGTGCTCAACAGCGTGGGCTACCCCAACCCCGACCGCAGCCACTTCCGCTCGATGGATATTTGGCAGAGCGGCTCGGCCTCCGACCAGTACGTGGCAACCGGCTGGCTGGGTCGCTACCTCGACTCCAACTGCCCCGCCTGCCAAGTGCCTTATAATGGCCTGGAAGTAGATGATACGCTGAGCCTGGCCATGAAAGGCGAGCTGCGCAAAGGTCTGGCCCTGAAGAATCCGGAGAAGTTTCACCAGGTCACCCAGAATCGGTTTCTGAACAAAGTGAGTGGAGAAAAAGCCGGCGGCAGCGGCTCCGAGCTGGATTATCTGTACAAGACCCTGGCCGAAACGGCGTCCTCAGCCGACTACCTCTACCAGACGTCCAAGGTCTATAAGTCGGCTATTGTCTACCCAAACACGGAGTTTGGCAAAAACCTGAAAACCACCGCCGAACTGATTAATTCCGGCATCGAGTCCCGGGTGTTTTACGTCTCGCTCACCGGCTTCGACACCCACGTGCGGCAGCAGGAGCAGCAGGGCAAGCTGCTCGGCGACTTGTCGGGGGGGCTGGGCGCTTTCGTGGAAGACTTGCAGAAAAGCGGACAGCTGAATGACACGCTGATTCTGGTGTTTTCCGAGTTTGGCCGCCGTGTCACCCAGAACGCCAGCAACGGCACCGACCACGGTACGGCCAACAACGTGCTGCTGCTCGGCGGCGGCCTGCGCCAAAAAGGCATCCTCAACGACGCCCCCGACCTGGCCAACCTCGACCAGGGTGATTTGAAGTACCAGCTCGACTTCCGCAGCGTGTACGCCACCGTGCTCCGCGACTGGCTCGGGGCCGACGACCAGGCTATTCTGGGCCATGAATTCGCCCGGCTTGCGGGCCTGGTATAG